In a single window of the Lagenorhynchus albirostris chromosome 19, mLagAlb1.1, whole genome shotgun sequence genome:
- the C19H16orf86 gene encoding LOW QUALITY PROTEIN: uncharacterized protein C16orf86 homolog (The sequence of the model RefSeq protein was modified relative to this genomic sequence to represent the inferred CDS: substituted 1 base at 1 genomic stop codon) codes for MASAGTEKRPGAQEGTALGQSQLTEVPGGHAQNSECPVMADQCLVPAHEACQTQGEDKCPTGPVSEPKIQEERLKLEEERHKPEVQALEEKGPRPMASIVRTSHGLKRKLVKLAPQDFLSPSLPGPSHQAHPRAEAELPQGMPLQREERESSQSEPLPSAKQHKKAKKRKSVGTPVLPVVASTVSVSSETLGLERKAQRLRPLYQYINYCNPELNQAREGDREAEAEVKPESELALIPKETGVEQLXALLPTAGELGSGLTLPCPNMFMTPTYTLVPLGEEAGEEPGGLPSLGVSGCLKAEMLKSTQVDTNKMLSVCAAPLAPPTSPQYK; via the exons ATGGCCTCAGCAGGGACTGAGAAGCGGCCAGGGGCCCAAGAGGGAACAGCATTGGGACAGTCACAGCTTACGGAGGTGCCTGGTGGCCATGCGCAGAATTCTGAG TGTCCAGTTATGGCAGACCAGTGCCTAGTGCCAGCCCATGAAGCCTGCCAAACCCAGGGTGAAGACAAGTGTCCAACAGGGCCAGTCTCAGAGCCAAAGATCCAGGAGGAAAGACTCAAGCTGGAGGAAGAGAGGCACAAGCCAGAGGTGCAGGCACTAGAGGAGAAAGGCCCCAGGCCTATGGCCTCCATTGTGAGGACCAGTCATGGTCTGAAGAGGAAGCTGGTCAA GCTGGCTCCTCAGGACTTCTTGTCCCCTAGCCTCCCAGGACCTAGCCACCAAGCCCATCCTAGGGCTGAAGCTGAGCTGCCACAGGGGATGCCACTGCAGAGGGAGGAGCGGGAGAGTAGCCAGAGTGAGCCCTTGCCGTCTGCCAAACAGCACAAAAAAGCCAAGAAGCGCAAGAGTGTGGGAACCCCAGTGCTCCCTGTGGTGGCCAGCACAGTGTCTGTGTCCTCAGAGACCTTAGGACTGGAGC GAAAGGCCCAGCGCCTGCGGCCCCTGTACCAGTACATCAACTATTGCAACCCTGAGCTGAACCAGGCACGGGAGGGGGACAGGGAGGCCGAGGCTGAGGTGAAGCCTGAGTCGGAGCTGGCCCTCATCCCCAAGGAGACAGGTGTGGAACAACTGTAGGCCTTGCTGCCCACGGCAGGTGAGCTGGGCTCAGGCCTCACTTTGCCCTGCCCCAATATGTTCATGACCCCCACCTACACTCTGGTTCCCCTGGGAGAGGAAGCTGGCGAGGAGCCTGGGGGTTTGCCCAGCCTGGGCGTCAGCGGTTGCCTCAAGGCTGAGATGCTCAAGTCAACTCAGGTGGACACCAACAAGATGCTAAGTGTCTGCGCTGCCCCACTTGCACCCCCAACCTCTCCTCAGTACAAGTGA
- the ENKD1 gene encoding enkurin domain-containing protein 1 isoform X4 has protein sequence MRSPAGLGALLQKDDGGMCEGPSRISGPIPPDPTLCPDYYRRPASAQGRLEGSTLKLGLLTPDPDLDATPPRGPRIGPGAREILERGRRGVGGVLLQLGGISLGPGASPKRKDPKDHEKENLRRIREIQRRFREQEHSREQDQSRPLKALWRSPKYDKVKSHVKAQLQEPSPASGTEPAHFLRAHSRCGPGFPPPRVPSPQLTPPGPNAKGPGPSVDFITHNARTAKRAPRRHSRSLQVLAQVLEQQRQAQEHYNATQKGHVPHYLLERRDLWRQEAEARQHSQPDPAMPPGHTCMPENQRLETLSNLLQSEPEPAAA, from the exons ATGCGTAGCCCGGCAGGCCTCGGTGCATTGTTGCAGAAGGACGACGGCGGCATGTGCGAGGGTCCTTCCCGCATCTCGGGGCCCATCCCCCCAGACCCTACGCTCTGTCCTGACTACTACCGGCGGCCGGCCTCGG CCCAAGGGCGCCTTGAGGGAAGCACGCTGAAGTTGGGCCTGCTGACTCCGGACCCCGACCTAGACGCCACCCCTCCCCGCGGACCCCGCATCGGTCCCGGAGCCCGAGAAATCCTGGAGCGTGGCCGGCGCGGCGTGGGTGGCGTGCTGCTGCAGCTCGGGGGTATTTCCCTAGGCCCAGGGGCCTCTCCCAAGA GGAAGGACCCTAAAGACCATGAGAAGGAGAACCTGAGGCGGATCAGGGAGATCCAGAGGCGCTTCCGTGAGCAGGAGCACAGCCGGGAGCAGGACCAGTCCAGGCCCCTGAAGGCTCTCTGGCGCTCACCCAAGTATGACAAAGTGAAGTCCCATGTCAAGGCCCAGCTGCAG gagcccagccctgcctctgggaCAGAGCCTGCCCATTTCCTGAGGGCACATTCCCGTTGCGGCCCTGGGTTCCCACCACCCCGTGTCCCCAGTCCCCAGCTAACCCCACCAGGTCCCAATGCTAAG GGCCCAGGCCCAAGTGTGGACTTCATTACCCACAATGCTCGCACTGCCAAGAGGGCCCCCCGGCGTCATTCTCGCTCGCTGCAAGTCCTGGCACAGGTGCTGGAGCAGCAACGGCAGGCCCAGGAGCACTACAACGCCACACAGAAGGGTCACGTTCCCCATTA CTTGTTGGAGCGGAGGGATCTGTGGCGGCAGGAGGCTGAGGCCCGTCAGCACAGCCAGCCGGACCCGGCCATGCCGCCTGGCCACACTTGCATGCCTGAGAACCAGCGGCTGGAGACACTGAGCAATCTGCTCCAGAGTGA GCCAGAGCCAGCTGCTGCATGA
- the GFOD2 gene encoding glucose-fructose oxidoreductase domain-containing protein 2 isoform X2, whose protein sequence is MKMLPGVGVFGTGSSARVLVPLLRAEGFTVEALWGKTEEEAKQLAEEMNITFYTSRTDDVLLHQDVDLVCINIPPPLTRQISVKALGIGKNVVCEKAATSVDAFRMVTASRYYPQLMSLVGNVLRFLPAFVRMKQLIAEHYVGAVMICDARVYSGSLLSPNYGWICDELMGGGGLHTMGTYIVDLLTHLTGQKAEKVHGLLKTFVRQNAAIRGIRHVTSDDFCFFQMLMGGGVCSTVTLNFNMPGAFVHEVMVVGSAGRLVARGADLYGQKNSATQEELLLRDSLAVGTGLPEQGPKDVPLLYLKGMVYMVQALRQSFQGQGDRRTWDHTPVSMAASFEDGLYMQSVVDAIKRSSRSGEWEAVEVLTEEPDANQNLCEALQRNNL, encoded by the exons ATGAAGATGCTTCCCGGAGTGGGCGTGTTTGGGACTGGCAGCTCTGCCCGGGTTCTGGTCCCACTGCTGCGGGCAGAAGGGTTCACGGTGGAGGCCCTGTGGGGGAAGACTGAGGAGGAGGCGAAGCAGCTTGCCGAGGAGATGAACATCACCTTCTACACCAGCCGGACCGATGACGTCTTGCTGCATCAAGACGTGGATCTGGTGTGCATCAACATCCCCCCTCCGCTTACCCGACAGATATCTGTGAAGGCTCTAG GCATTGGGAAGAATGTGGTTTGTGAGAAGGCAGCAACCTCGGTGGATGCCTTCCGGATGGTGACAGCCTCGCGCTACTACCCTCAGCTGATGAGCCTGGTGGGGAACGTGCTGCGCTTCCTGCCTGCCTTCGTGCGCATGAAGCAGCTGATTGCCGAGCACTACGTGGGTGCAGTGATGATCTGTGATGCCCGCGTCTACTCGGGCAGCCTGCTCAGCCCCAACTACGGCTGGATCTGTGATGAGCTCATGGGCGGTGGGGGCCTGCACACCATGGGCACCTACATTGTGGACCTGCTGACCCACCTGACTGGCCAGAAAGCCGAGAAGGTACATGGGCTGCTCAAGACCTTTGTGAGGCAGAATGCAGCCATCCGTGGCATCCGGCATGTCACCAGCGATGACTTCTGTTTCTTCCAGATGCTTATGGGTGGGGGTGTGTGCAGCACAGTAACACTCAACTTCAACATGCCAGGCGCCTTTGTGCACGAGGTCATGGTGGTGGGCTCTGCGGGACGCCTTGTTGCCCGGGGAGCTGACCTCTACGGGCAGAAGAACTCTGCCACACAAGAGGAGCTGCTGCTGAGGGACTCGCTGGCTGTGGGCACGGGGCTCCCCGAGCAGGGGCCCAAGGATGTCCCGCTGCTTTACCTGAAGGGCATGGTCTACATGGTGCAGGCCCTGCGCCAGTCCTTCCAGGGGCAGGGGGACCGCCGCACGTGGGACCATACCCCCGTCTCCATGGCCGCCTCATTCGAGGATGGGCTCTACATGCAGAGCGTGGTGGATGCCATCAAACGGTCGAGCCGATCCGGGGAGTGGGAGGCTGTGGAGGTGCTGACGGAGGAGCCCGACGCCAACCAGAACCTGTGTGAGGCGCTCCAGCGGAATAACCTGTGA
- the ENKD1 gene encoding enkurin domain-containing protein 1 isoform X2, with the protein MCEGPSRISGPIPPDPTLCPDYYRRPASAQGRLEGSTLKLGLLTPDPDLDATPPRGPRIGPGAREILERGRRGVGGVLLQLGGISLGPGASPKRKDPKDHEKENLRRIREIQRRFREQEHSREQDQSRPLKALWRSPKYDKVKSHVKAQLQEPSPASGTEPAHFLRAHSRCGPGFPPPRVPSPQLTPPGPNAKGPGPSVDFITHNARTAKRAPRRHSRSLQVLAQVLEQQRQAQEHYNATQKGHVPHYLLERRDLWRQEAEARQHSQPDPAMPPGHTCMPENQRLETLSNLLQSQSQLLHELVLLPAGADSLRAQSHRAELDRKLMQVEEAIKIFSRPKVFVKMDA; encoded by the exons ATGTGCGAGGGTCCTTCCCGCATCTCGGGGCCCATCCCCCCAGACCCTACGCTCTGTCCTGACTACTACCGGCGGCCGGCCTCGG CCCAAGGGCGCCTTGAGGGAAGCACGCTGAAGTTGGGCCTGCTGACTCCGGACCCCGACCTAGACGCCACCCCTCCCCGCGGACCCCGCATCGGTCCCGGAGCCCGAGAAATCCTGGAGCGTGGCCGGCGCGGCGTGGGTGGCGTGCTGCTGCAGCTCGGGGGTATTTCCCTAGGCCCAGGGGCCTCTCCCAAGA GGAAGGACCCTAAAGACCATGAGAAGGAGAACCTGAGGCGGATCAGGGAGATCCAGAGGCGCTTCCGTGAGCAGGAGCACAGCCGGGAGCAGGACCAGTCCAGGCCCCTGAAGGCTCTCTGGCGCTCACCCAAGTATGACAAAGTGAAGTCCCATGTCAAGGCCCAGCTGCAG gagcccagccctgcctctgggaCAGAGCCTGCCCATTTCCTGAGGGCACATTCCCGTTGCGGCCCTGGGTTCCCACCACCCCGTGTCCCCAGTCCCCAGCTAACCCCACCAGGTCCCAATGCTAAG GGCCCAGGCCCAAGTGTGGACTTCATTACCCACAATGCTCGCACTGCCAAGAGGGCCCCCCGGCGTCATTCTCGCTCGCTGCAAGTCCTGGCACAGGTGCTGGAGCAGCAACGGCAGGCCCAGGAGCACTACAACGCCACACAGAAGGGTCACGTTCCCCATTA CTTGTTGGAGCGGAGGGATCTGTGGCGGCAGGAGGCTGAGGCCCGTCAGCACAGCCAGCCGGACCCGGCCATGCCGCCTGGCCACACTTGCATGCCTGAGAACCAGCGGCTGGAGACACTGAGCAATCTGCTCCAGA GCCAGAGCCAGCTGCTGCATGAGCTGGTGCTCTTGCCTGCTGGGGCGGATTCACTGAGAGCCCAGAGCCATCGTGCTGAGCTGGACCGGAAGCTGATGCAGGTAGAGGAAGCCATCAAGATCTTTTCCCGCCCCAAGGTCTTTGTGAAGATGGATGCCTGA
- the ENKD1 gene encoding enkurin domain-containing protein 1 isoform X3: protein MRSPAGLGALLQKDDGGMCEGPSRISGPIPPDPTLCPDYYRRPASAQGRLEGSTLKLGLLTPDPDLDATPPRGPRIGPGAREILERGRRGVGGVLLQLGGISLGPGASPKRKDPKDHEKENLRRIREIQRRFREQEHSREQDQSRPLKALWRSPKYDKVKSHVKAQLQGPGPSVDFITHNARTAKRAPRRHSRSLQVLAQVLEQQRQAQEHYNATQKGHVPHYLLERRDLWRQEAEARQHSQPDPAMPPGHTCMPENQRLETLSNLLQSQSQLLHELVLLPAGADSLRAQSHRAELDRKLMQVEEAIKIFSRPKVFVKMDA, encoded by the exons ATGCGTAGCCCGGCAGGCCTCGGTGCATTGTTGCAGAAGGACGACGGCGGCATGTGCGAGGGTCCTTCCCGCATCTCGGGGCCCATCCCCCCAGACCCTACGCTCTGTCCTGACTACTACCGGCGGCCGGCCTCGG CCCAAGGGCGCCTTGAGGGAAGCACGCTGAAGTTGGGCCTGCTGACTCCGGACCCCGACCTAGACGCCACCCCTCCCCGCGGACCCCGCATCGGTCCCGGAGCCCGAGAAATCCTGGAGCGTGGCCGGCGCGGCGTGGGTGGCGTGCTGCTGCAGCTCGGGGGTATTTCCCTAGGCCCAGGGGCCTCTCCCAAGA GGAAGGACCCTAAAGACCATGAGAAGGAGAACCTGAGGCGGATCAGGGAGATCCAGAGGCGCTTCCGTGAGCAGGAGCACAGCCGGGAGCAGGACCAGTCCAGGCCCCTGAAGGCTCTCTGGCGCTCACCCAAGTATGACAAAGTGAAGTCCCATGTCAAGGCCCAGCTGCAG GGCCCAGGCCCAAGTGTGGACTTCATTACCCACAATGCTCGCACTGCCAAGAGGGCCCCCCGGCGTCATTCTCGCTCGCTGCAAGTCCTGGCACAGGTGCTGGAGCAGCAACGGCAGGCCCAGGAGCACTACAACGCCACACAGAAGGGTCACGTTCCCCATTA CTTGTTGGAGCGGAGGGATCTGTGGCGGCAGGAGGCTGAGGCCCGTCAGCACAGCCAGCCGGACCCGGCCATGCCGCCTGGCCACACTTGCATGCCTGAGAACCAGCGGCTGGAGACACTGAGCAATCTGCTCCAGA GCCAGAGCCAGCTGCTGCATGAGCTGGTGCTCTTGCCTGCTGGGGCGGATTCACTGAGAGCCCAGAGCCATCGTGCTGAGCTGGACCGGAAGCTGATGCAGGTAGAGGAAGCCATCAAGATCTTTTCCCGCCCCAAGGTCTTTGTGAAGATGGATGCCTGA
- the GFOD2 gene encoding glucose-fructose oxidoreductase domain-containing protein 2 isoform X3, giving the protein MVTASRYYPQLMSLVGNVLRFLPAFVRMKQLIAEHYVGAVMICDARVYSGSLLSPNYGWICDELMGGGGLHTMGTYIVDLLTHLTGQKAEKVHGLLKTFVRQNAAIRGIRHVTSDDFCFFQMLMGGGVCSTVTLNFNMPGAFVHEVMVVGSAGRLVARGADLYGQKNSATQEELLLRDSLAVGTGLPEQGPKDVPLLYLKGMVYMVQALRQSFQGQGDRRTWDHTPVSMAASFEDGLYMQSVVDAIKRSSRSGEWEAVEVLTEEPDANQNLCEALQRNNLSTWAELNSGESEGGPRRTPPPVLIYSSDW; this is encoded by the exons ATGGTGACAGCCTCGCGCTACTACCCTCAGCTGATGAGCCTGGTGGGGAACGTGCTGCGCTTCCTGCCTGCCTTCGTGCGCATGAAGCAGCTGATTGCCGAGCACTACGTGGGTGCAGTGATGATCTGTGATGCCCGCGTCTACTCGGGCAGCCTGCTCAGCCCCAACTACGGCTGGATCTGTGATGAGCTCATGGGCGGTGGGGGCCTGCACACCATGGGCACCTACATTGTGGACCTGCTGACCCACCTGACTGGCCAGAAAGCCGAGAAGGTACATGGGCTGCTCAAGACCTTTGTGAGGCAGAATGCAGCCATCCGTGGCATCCGGCATGTCACCAGCGATGACTTCTGTTTCTTCCAGATGCTTATGGGTGGGGGTGTGTGCAGCACAGTAACACTCAACTTCAACATGCCAGGCGCCTTTGTGCACGAGGTCATGGTGGTGGGCTCTGCGGGACGCCTTGTTGCCCGGGGAGCTGACCTCTACGGGCAGAAGAACTCTGCCACACAAGAGGAGCTGCTGCTGAGGGACTCGCTGGCTGTGGGCACGGGGCTCCCCGAGCAGGGGCCCAAGGATGTCCCGCTGCTTTACCTGAAGGGCATGGTCTACATGGTGCAGGCCCTGCGCCAGTCCTTCCAGGGGCAGGGGGACCGCCGCACGTGGGACCATACCCCCGTCTCCATGGCCGCCTCATTCGAGGATGGGCTCTACATGCAGAGCGTGGTGGATGCCATCAAACGGTCGAGCCGATCCGGGGAGTGGGAGGCTGTGGAGGTGCTGACGGAGGAGCCCGACGCCAACCAGAACCTGTGTGAGGCGCTCCAGCGGAATAACCT GTCAACTTGGGCAGAGTTGAATTCGGGTGAATCTGAAGGTGGCCCCAGGAGAACGCCCCCTCCAGTGCTCATTTACTCCTCAGACTGGTGA
- the GFOD2 gene encoding glucose-fructose oxidoreductase domain-containing protein 2 isoform X1, producing the protein MKMLPGVGVFGTGSSARVLVPLLRAEGFTVEALWGKTEEEAKQLAEEMNITFYTSRTDDVLLHQDVDLVCINIPPPLTRQISVKALGIGKNVVCEKAATSVDAFRMVTASRYYPQLMSLVGNVLRFLPAFVRMKQLIAEHYVGAVMICDARVYSGSLLSPNYGWICDELMGGGGLHTMGTYIVDLLTHLTGQKAEKVHGLLKTFVRQNAAIRGIRHVTSDDFCFFQMLMGGGVCSTVTLNFNMPGAFVHEVMVVGSAGRLVARGADLYGQKNSATQEELLLRDSLAVGTGLPEQGPKDVPLLYLKGMVYMVQALRQSFQGQGDRRTWDHTPVSMAASFEDGLYMQSVVDAIKRSSRSGEWEAVEVLTEEPDANQNLCEALQRNNLSTWAELNSGESEGGPRRTPPPVLIYSSDW; encoded by the exons ATGAAGATGCTTCCCGGAGTGGGCGTGTTTGGGACTGGCAGCTCTGCCCGGGTTCTGGTCCCACTGCTGCGGGCAGAAGGGTTCACGGTGGAGGCCCTGTGGGGGAAGACTGAGGAGGAGGCGAAGCAGCTTGCCGAGGAGATGAACATCACCTTCTACACCAGCCGGACCGATGACGTCTTGCTGCATCAAGACGTGGATCTGGTGTGCATCAACATCCCCCCTCCGCTTACCCGACAGATATCTGTGAAGGCTCTAG GCATTGGGAAGAATGTGGTTTGTGAGAAGGCAGCAACCTCGGTGGATGCCTTCCGGATGGTGACAGCCTCGCGCTACTACCCTCAGCTGATGAGCCTGGTGGGGAACGTGCTGCGCTTCCTGCCTGCCTTCGTGCGCATGAAGCAGCTGATTGCCGAGCACTACGTGGGTGCAGTGATGATCTGTGATGCCCGCGTCTACTCGGGCAGCCTGCTCAGCCCCAACTACGGCTGGATCTGTGATGAGCTCATGGGCGGTGGGGGCCTGCACACCATGGGCACCTACATTGTGGACCTGCTGACCCACCTGACTGGCCAGAAAGCCGAGAAGGTACATGGGCTGCTCAAGACCTTTGTGAGGCAGAATGCAGCCATCCGTGGCATCCGGCATGTCACCAGCGATGACTTCTGTTTCTTCCAGATGCTTATGGGTGGGGGTGTGTGCAGCACAGTAACACTCAACTTCAACATGCCAGGCGCCTTTGTGCACGAGGTCATGGTGGTGGGCTCTGCGGGACGCCTTGTTGCCCGGGGAGCTGACCTCTACGGGCAGAAGAACTCTGCCACACAAGAGGAGCTGCTGCTGAGGGACTCGCTGGCTGTGGGCACGGGGCTCCCCGAGCAGGGGCCCAAGGATGTCCCGCTGCTTTACCTGAAGGGCATGGTCTACATGGTGCAGGCCCTGCGCCAGTCCTTCCAGGGGCAGGGGGACCGCCGCACGTGGGACCATACCCCCGTCTCCATGGCCGCCTCATTCGAGGATGGGCTCTACATGCAGAGCGTGGTGGATGCCATCAAACGGTCGAGCCGATCCGGGGAGTGGGAGGCTGTGGAGGTGCTGACGGAGGAGCCCGACGCCAACCAGAACCTGTGTGAGGCGCTCCAGCGGAATAACCT GTCAACTTGGGCAGAGTTGAATTCGGGTGAATCTGAAGGTGGCCCCAGGAGAACGCCCCCTCCAGTGCTCATTTACTCCTCAGACTGGTGA
- the ENKD1 gene encoding enkurin domain-containing protein 1 isoform X1: MRSPAGLGALLQKDDGGMCEGPSRISGPIPPDPTLCPDYYRRPASAQGRLEGSTLKLGLLTPDPDLDATPPRGPRIGPGAREILERGRRGVGGVLLQLGGISLGPGASPKRKDPKDHEKENLRRIREIQRRFREQEHSREQDQSRPLKALWRSPKYDKVKSHVKAQLQEPSPASGTEPAHFLRAHSRCGPGFPPPRVPSPQLTPPGPNAKGPGPSVDFITHNARTAKRAPRRHSRSLQVLAQVLEQQRQAQEHYNATQKGHVPHYLLERRDLWRQEAEARQHSQPDPAMPPGHTCMPENQRLETLSNLLQSQSQLLHELVLLPAGADSLRAQSHRAELDRKLMQVEEAIKIFSRPKVFVKMDA, translated from the exons ATGCGTAGCCCGGCAGGCCTCGGTGCATTGTTGCAGAAGGACGACGGCGGCATGTGCGAGGGTCCTTCCCGCATCTCGGGGCCCATCCCCCCAGACCCTACGCTCTGTCCTGACTACTACCGGCGGCCGGCCTCGG CCCAAGGGCGCCTTGAGGGAAGCACGCTGAAGTTGGGCCTGCTGACTCCGGACCCCGACCTAGACGCCACCCCTCCCCGCGGACCCCGCATCGGTCCCGGAGCCCGAGAAATCCTGGAGCGTGGCCGGCGCGGCGTGGGTGGCGTGCTGCTGCAGCTCGGGGGTATTTCCCTAGGCCCAGGGGCCTCTCCCAAGA GGAAGGACCCTAAAGACCATGAGAAGGAGAACCTGAGGCGGATCAGGGAGATCCAGAGGCGCTTCCGTGAGCAGGAGCACAGCCGGGAGCAGGACCAGTCCAGGCCCCTGAAGGCTCTCTGGCGCTCACCCAAGTATGACAAAGTGAAGTCCCATGTCAAGGCCCAGCTGCAG gagcccagccctgcctctgggaCAGAGCCTGCCCATTTCCTGAGGGCACATTCCCGTTGCGGCCCTGGGTTCCCACCACCCCGTGTCCCCAGTCCCCAGCTAACCCCACCAGGTCCCAATGCTAAG GGCCCAGGCCCAAGTGTGGACTTCATTACCCACAATGCTCGCACTGCCAAGAGGGCCCCCCGGCGTCATTCTCGCTCGCTGCAAGTCCTGGCACAGGTGCTGGAGCAGCAACGGCAGGCCCAGGAGCACTACAACGCCACACAGAAGGGTCACGTTCCCCATTA CTTGTTGGAGCGGAGGGATCTGTGGCGGCAGGAGGCTGAGGCCCGTCAGCACAGCCAGCCGGACCCGGCCATGCCGCCTGGCCACACTTGCATGCCTGAGAACCAGCGGCTGGAGACACTGAGCAATCTGCTCCAGA GCCAGAGCCAGCTGCTGCATGAGCTGGTGCTCTTGCCTGCTGGGGCGGATTCACTGAGAGCCCAGAGCCATCGTGCTGAGCTGGACCGGAAGCTGATGCAGGTAGAGGAAGCCATCAAGATCTTTTCCCGCCCCAAGGTCTTTGTGAAGATGGATGCCTGA